One window from the genome of Xiphophorus hellerii strain 12219 chromosome 16, Xiphophorus_hellerii-4.1, whole genome shotgun sequence encodes:
- the gipc1 gene encoding PDZ domain-containing protein GIPC1 gives MPLGLGRRKKASPLVENEEAEPIRGGLNMPGMEGLDGGVAGEAAGSDGLPPPPNNMRPRLIFHTQLAHGSPTGRIEGFSNVRELYSKIGEAFGIPASEVMFCTLNTHKVDMDKLLGGQIGLEDFIFAHIKGQKKEIEIFKGEDALGLTITDNGAGYAFIKRIREGSIIHQIQVINVGDMIESINGHRLIGCRHYEVAKMLKELPKGKMFTIKLVEPLKAFDMIGQRSSGSRSGSGVQLGTGRGTLRLRSKGPATVEELPSAFEEKAIEKVDDLLESYMGIRDSELAATMVELGKDKKNPDEFAEALDETLGDFAFPDEFVFDVWGAIGDAKVGRV, from the exons ATGCCTCTGGGTCTGGGAAGAAGGAAGAAGGCGTCCCCCTTGGTGGAGAATGAGGAAGCGGAGCCCATCCGCGGTGGTCTCAACATGCCGGGCATGGAGGGCTTGGATGGAGGAGTCGCCGGGGAGGCCGCAGGGTCTGACGGCCTTCCTCCCCCACCAAACAACATGAGACCCCGGCTGATTTTTCACACCCAACTGGCTCACGGCAGCCCCACAGGCCGCATTGAGGGCTTTAGCAATGTGCGAGAGCTCTATTCCAAAATTGGAGAGGCCTTTGGCATCCCAGCATCTGAG GTTATGTTTTGCACGCTGAACACTCACAAGGTGGACATGGATAAACTTTTAGGGGGACAGATTGGACTGGAGGACTTCATTTTTGCCCACATTAAAGGCCAGAAGAAGGAAATAGAAATCTTCAAAGGAGAAGACGCTTTAGGACTGACAATCACCGACAACGGAGCAGGTTATGCTTTCATCAAG AGGATCCGGGAGGGGAGCATCATCCACCAAATCCAGGTCATTAACGTCGGCGACATGATCGAGTCCATTAACGGCCATCGCCTCATTGGCTGTCGACACTATGAAGTTGCCAAAATGCTGAAGGAGCTTCCTAAGGGGAAAATGTTCACCATCAAGCTTGTGGAGCCCCTCAAAGCTTTTG ATATGATAGGTCAGAGGTCGTCAGGCTCCAGGTCGGGCTCGGGGGTCCAGCTCGGGACGGGCAGAGGGACCCTTCGTCTGCGCTCTAAAGGTCCCGCCACAGTGGAGGAGCTG cCTTCTGCATTTGAGGAAAAAGCGATTGAGAAGGTGGATGATTTGCTAGAGAGCTACATGGGCATCAGAGACAGCGAACTGG CCGCCACTATGGTGGAGCTGGGCAAAGACAAGAAGAACCCAGACGAGTTTGCTGAAGCGTTGGATGAGACTCTGGGAGACTTCGCCTTCCCCGACGAGTTTGTTTTCGACGTCTGGGGCGCCATCGGTGACGCGAAGGTTGGACGTGTGTAA
- the dnajb1a gene encoding dnaJ homolog subfamily B member 1a, producing the protein MGKDYYNVLGIARGASDDEIKKAYRKQALRFHPDKNKSPGAEDKFKEVAEAYDVLSDAKKRDIYDRLGEEGLKGPGDGREHCGPTFNYTFNGDPHAIFAEFFGGRSPFDHFFSSSIDGDIDDPFSPFGMGGMGGFQRSFKTQPGGLHRPHEKRQDPPVVHELNVSLEEVFTGCTKKMKISRKRVNPDGCTMRKEDKILTVNIKRGWKEGTKITFPKEGDETPTNIPADVVFVVKDKPHPVFRRDGSDIVYPAKISLREALCGCTVKAPTLDGRTITVHSREVVKPGMKKRITGEGLPLSKCPDKRGDMILDFSVKFPEKLGENTRDALEQILPM; encoded by the exons ATGGGTAAAGATTATTACAATGTGCTGGGAATAGCCAGAGGTGCATCCGACGACGAGATCAAAAAGGCGTACAGAAAACAGGCTCTGCGCTTCCATCCGGACAAAAACAAGTCACCCGGAGCCGAAGACAAATTCAAGGAGGTTGCTGAAGCTTATGATGTCCTCAGTGACGCTAAGAAAAGAGACATTTACGATCGTTTGGGAGAAGAAG GATTAAAGGGTCCAGGAGACGGCAGAGAACACTGCGGCCCCACCTTCAACTACACCTTCAATGGAGACCCCCACGCCATATTTGCGGAGTTCTTCGGCGGCCGCAGCCCCTTCGATCACTTCTTCTCATCGTCCATCGACGGCGACATTGACGACCCTTTCTCCCCGTTCGGCATGGGAGGAATGGGCGGCTTCCAAAGGTCCTTCAAAACCCAGCCCGGTGGTCTGCACAGGCCGCACGAGAAGAGGCAGGACCCGCCCGTGGTGCACGAGTTGAACGTGAGCCTGGAGGAGGTTTTCACCGGCTGCACCAAAAAGATGAAGATTTCCCGCAAGAGAGTGAACCCCGACGGCTGCACCATGCGCAAAGAGGACAAGATTTTAACGGTTAATATCAAACGCGGGTGGAAAGAGGGGACGAAAATCACTTTCCCCAAGGAGGGCGATGAGACTCCGACCAACATTCCTGCCGACGTGGTTTTTGTGGTCAAGGACAAACCCCACCCTGTGTTCAGGAGAGACGGGTCAGATATAGTTTATCCTGCAAAAATCTCCCTCAGAGAG GCGTTGTGCGGATGCACGGTCAAAGCGCCCACTCTGGACGGCCGCACCATCACTGTTCACTCCAGGGAAGTTGTGAAGCCCGGGATGAAGAAGCGCATCACGGGAGAGGGGCTTCCTCTGTCCAAGTGTCCCGACAAACGAGGAGACATGATCTTGGACTTCTCTGTTAAATTTCCAGAGAAACTGGGCGAAAACACACGAGACGCACTAGAGCAGATCCTCCCCATGTGA
- the tecra gene encoding very-long-chain enoyl-CoA reductase isoform X2, which yields MMWGTDNEKSTQVEPTATVLDIKSLFHKSYPKWYPARQSLRLDSKAKCLRDEEVLQMLPVGTTASFYFSDLGPQLTWGTVFLAECVGPLILYLMFYFRLPFIYSPKYDFTSSKHWVVHLACMCHSFHYIKRVLETLFVHRISHGTMPLRNIFKNCGYYWCSAAWMAYYINHPLYTTPYYGQQQVNSGLYIFLFCQVGNFSIHIALRNLKVQGSKVKKIPYPTKNPFTWIFWLVSCPNYTYELGSWIGFTVMTQCVPVAFFTIVAFVQMTVWAKGKHRSYLKEFRDYPTLRSSILPFIL from the exons ATGATGTGGGGAACTGATAATGAAAAAAGCACACAG GTGGAGCCAACAGCCACAGTTTTGGATATTAAATCCTTGTTTCACAAATCAT atcCAAAGTGGTATCCAGCCAGACAGTCTCTGCGTTTGGATTCAA AGGCCAAGTGTCTCAGGGACGAGGAAGTTCTCCAAATGCTACCTGTGGGAACCACAGCcagcttttatttcagtgaccTGGGACCCCAGCTCACATGGGGAACA GTATTTTTAGCCGAATGTGTTGGTCCGTTGATTCTTTACCTAATGTTCTACTTCCGCCTTCCCTTCATTTACTCTCCAAAGTATGATTTCACCAGCAGCAAGCACTGGGTTGTACA CTTGGCCTGCATGTGTCACTCCTTCCACTACATCAAGAGGGTTTTGGAGACTCTGTTTGTCCATCGTATCTCCCATGGGACCATGCCTCTCAGAAACATATTTAAG AACTGTGGCTATTACTGGTGCTCTGCGGCTTGGATGGCATATTACATCAACCATCCACTCTACACCACACCCT ATTACGGGCAGCAGCAGGTGAACTCTGGGCTTTACATTTTCCTG TTCTGCCAAGTAGGAAATTTTTCAATCCACATTGCACTTCGTAACCTAAAAGTTCAag GCTCAAAAGTCAAGAAAATACCTTATCCAACAAAAAATCCCTTCACATGGATTTTTTGGCTAGTCTCTTGTCCCAACTACACATATGAG CTGGGATCCTGGATTGGCTTCACGGTGATGACCCAGTGTGTGCCCGTGGCGTTCTTCACCATCGTGGCCTTCGTCCAGATGACTGTGTGGGCTAAAGGCAAACATCGCAGCTACTTAAAGGAGTTTAGAGATTATCCCACCCTCCGCTCATCCATACTGCCCTTCATCCTGTAA
- the LOC116735106 gene encoding E3 ubiquitin-protein ligase TRIM39-like yields MALRPRASSQPGKLSLPLIAKVTSSLRPRAVSSRSCSMLEDELSCPICCEIFKEPVVLKCSHSFCRACLQQFWNKKKARRECPVCRRKCSLTEPTVSLALKNVADTYLREQERRTSVAGPGTGAGVAVEEAAVLEEKCATHGEVLKLFCMDDFEVLCCVCHTSKKHQGHKVCPLDEGAQDLKSELKKELTPLKKNLRRLYEAKQECDDTTVHIKNQTQATEKQIRQEFEELREFLEREEEARLATLQKEDEEKKELLRKKSESITRDILTFSHAVIAIENEIASSDAQFLQNYISTKKRAQLPQKGPEKVSDALINVAKHVSSLKYHVWANMVELVKYTPITLDPNTAYSWLSLSSDLTSVANSGSLKQLPDNPERFGHFVFVLGSEGFTSGRHAWEVEVGGKEDWMLGVVKETIDRKGRISGCPEGGFWMISLSEGEYSAMTRPSTPLHLEGDLTRVRVQLDYEAGEVIFSNPMTMKPVYTFTDFFTEKMYPFFCPGVNINGSNPKPLKICPAKVAVWNSATW; encoded by the exons ATGGCTCTGCGACCCAGAGCTTCTTCCCAGCCAGGAAAACTTTCCCTGCCTCTGATCGCCAAGGTGACCTCATCCCTTCGTCCACGAGCTGTTTCCTCTCGCTCATGCTCCATGCTGGAGGACGAGCTGTCTTGTCCCATCTGCTGCGAGATCTTCAAGGAGCCAGTCGTGCTCAAGTGCAGCCACAGCTTCTGCAGGGCCTGCCTGCAGCAGTTCTGGAACAAGAAGAAGGCGCGGCGCGAGTGTCCCGTCTGCAGGAGGAAGTGCTCTCTGACAGAGCCCACGGTCAGCCTGGCCCTGAAGAATGTGGCCGACACCTACCTAAGGGAGCAGGAGAGGAGGACTTCGGTGGCCGGGCCGGGGACGGGGGCCGGCGTGGCCGTGGAGGAAGCGGCGGTGCTGGAGGAGAAGTGTGCAACACATGGGGAGGTTCTCAAACTCTTTTGTATGGATGACTTTGAAGTCTTGTGCTGTGTGTGTCACACTTCCAAGAAGCACCAGGGACACAAAGTGTGTCCTCTAGATGAAGGAGCCCAGGATCTGAAG TCAGAGCTGAAGAAGGAGCTGACCCCCTTGAAGAAGAATCTGCGGCGCCTGTATGAAGCCAAGCAGGAGTGTGATGACACAACTGTGCACATCAAG AACCAGACGCAGGCCACAGAGAAGCAGATACGGCAGGAGTTTGAGGAGCTTCGGGAGTTTCTGGAGCGGGAGGAGGAAGCGAGACTGGCCACCCTGCAAAAGGAGGATGAGGAGAAAAAGGAGCTGCTGAGGAAGAAGTCTGAAAGCATAACCAGAGACATCCTGACTTTCTCCCACGCCGTCATCGCCATAGAGAATGAGATTGCGTCCAGTGATGCTCAGTTCCTTCAG AATTACATCAGTACAAAGAAaag AGCACAGCTCCCCCAGAAAGGTCCGGAAAAAGTGTCAGATGCCCTTATAAATGTGGCCAAGCATGTGAGCTCCCTGAAATACCACGTTTGGGCAAACATGGTGGAACTGGTTAAGTACA CTCCCATCACCCTGGATCCCAACACCGCCTACTCCTGGCTGTCGCTCTCCTCAGACCTGACCAGCGTGGCCAACAGTGGATCCCTCAAGCAGCTCCCAGACAATCCTGAGCGTTTTGGTCACTTTGTGTTCGTGCTGGGGTCAGAGGGCTTCACTTCAGGCCGCCACGCCTGGGAGGTGGAGGTGGGCGGCAAAGAGGACTGGATGCTCGGCGTGGTCAAGGAAACCATTGACAGGAAAGGGCGAATTTCGGGGTGTCCGGAGGGGGGCTTCTGGATGATCTCTCTCTCTGAGGGCGAGTACTCGGCGATGACGAGGCCCAGCACGCCGCTCCACCTGGAGGGCGACCTGACCCGGGTCAGGGTGCAGCTTGACTACGAGGCCGGAGAGGTCATTTTCTCCAACCCTATGACCATGAAGCCCGTCTACACCTTCACTGACTTTTTCACTGAAAAGATGTATCCCTTCTTCTGCCCCGGAGTCAACATTAACGGGAGCAACCCCAAACCTCTGAAGATCTGCCCCGCCAAGGTGGCTGTGTGGAACAGCGCGACCTGGTGA
- the tecra gene encoding very-long-chain enoyl-CoA reductase isoform X1 has protein sequence MDILALEAKSQNGAEAEKKPTPKPKSKAPKKAKRIVYFEVEILDLKTKEKLLLLDKVEPTATVLDIKSLFHKSYPKWYPARQSLRLDSKAKCLRDEEVLQMLPVGTTASFYFSDLGPQLTWGTVFLAECVGPLILYLMFYFRLPFIYSPKYDFTSSKHWVVHLACMCHSFHYIKRVLETLFVHRISHGTMPLRNIFKNCGYYWCSAAWMAYYINHPLYTTPYYGQQQVNSGLYIFLFCQVGNFSIHIALRNLKVQGSKVKKIPYPTKNPFTWIFWLVSCPNYTYELGSWIGFTVMTQCVPVAFFTIVAFVQMTVWAKGKHRSYLKEFRDYPTLRSSILPFIL, from the exons ATGGATATTCTAGCCTTAGAAGCAAAAAGCCAAAATGGAGCAGAAGCTGAAAAGAAGCCTACACCCAAGCCAAAGTCAAAAGCGCCCAAGAAGGCTAAAAGGATTGTTTACTTTGAGGTGGAGATCTTGGACTTGAAGACTAAAGAGAAGCTGCTGTTGCTGGACAAG GTGGAGCCAACAGCCACAGTTTTGGATATTAAATCCTTGTTTCACAAATCAT atcCAAAGTGGTATCCAGCCAGACAGTCTCTGCGTTTGGATTCAA AGGCCAAGTGTCTCAGGGACGAGGAAGTTCTCCAAATGCTACCTGTGGGAACCACAGCcagcttttatttcagtgaccTGGGACCCCAGCTCACATGGGGAACA GTATTTTTAGCCGAATGTGTTGGTCCGTTGATTCTTTACCTAATGTTCTACTTCCGCCTTCCCTTCATTTACTCTCCAAAGTATGATTTCACCAGCAGCAAGCACTGGGTTGTACA CTTGGCCTGCATGTGTCACTCCTTCCACTACATCAAGAGGGTTTTGGAGACTCTGTTTGTCCATCGTATCTCCCATGGGACCATGCCTCTCAGAAACATATTTAAG AACTGTGGCTATTACTGGTGCTCTGCGGCTTGGATGGCATATTACATCAACCATCCACTCTACACCACACCCT ATTACGGGCAGCAGCAGGTGAACTCTGGGCTTTACATTTTCCTG TTCTGCCAAGTAGGAAATTTTTCAATCCACATTGCACTTCGTAACCTAAAAGTTCAag GCTCAAAAGTCAAGAAAATACCTTATCCAACAAAAAATCCCTTCACATGGATTTTTTGGCTAGTCTCTTGTCCCAACTACACATATGAG CTGGGATCCTGGATTGGCTTCACGGTGATGACCCAGTGTGTGCCCGTGGCGTTCTTCACCATCGTGGCCTTCGTCCAGATGACTGTGTGGGCTAAAGGCAAACATCGCAGCTACTTAAAGGAGTTTAGAGATTATCCCACCCTCCGCTCATCCATACTGCCCTTCATCCTGTAA